A single region of the Streptomyces sp. ITFR-16 genome encodes:
- a CDS encoding decaprenylphospho-beta-D-erythro-pentofuranosid-2-ulose 2-reductase, which produces MKDAFGAPQSLLVLGGTSEIGLATARRLIAHRTRTVWLAGRPSPALDSAAAELRGRGAYVRTVDFDALDTESHETVLGKIFTEGDIDMVLLAFGIPGDQERDEEEPLAAVRVAQTNYTGAVSAGLVCAGALQAQGHGSLVVLSSVAGERARRADFIYGSSKAGLDAFAQGLGDALHGTGVHVMIVRPGPVRTAAGDGTADGAPLATIPFTRTPLVTTPDAVAAAIVTGLRRRSETVWVPGALRAVMSALRHVPRPLFRRMPV; this is translated from the coding sequence GTGAAGGATGCCTTCGGTGCCCCGCAGTCCCTGCTCGTCCTCGGCGGCACCTCGGAGATCGGGCTCGCCACCGCACGCCGTCTGATCGCCCACCGCACCCGCACGGTCTGGCTGGCCGGCCGGCCCTCCCCCGCGCTGGACTCCGCCGCCGCCGAGCTGCGCGGCCGGGGGGCCTATGTCCGTACCGTCGACTTCGACGCGCTGGACACCGAGTCCCACGAGACGGTCCTCGGCAAGATCTTCACCGAGGGCGACATCGACATGGTGCTGCTCGCCTTCGGCATCCCCGGCGACCAGGAGCGCGACGAGGAGGAGCCGCTGGCGGCGGTCCGGGTCGCCCAGACGAACTACACGGGGGCCGTCTCCGCCGGGCTGGTGTGCGCCGGCGCACTCCAGGCGCAGGGACACGGTTCGCTGGTGGTGCTCTCCTCGGTGGCGGGGGAGCGCGCCCGGCGCGCGGACTTCATCTACGGGTCGAGCAAGGCGGGCCTGGACGCGTTCGCGCAGGGGCTCGGCGACGCCCTGCACGGGACGGGGGTGCACGTGATGATCGTGCGTCCCGGCCCGGTGCGGACGGCGGCCGGGGACGGGACGGCGGACGGGGCGCCGCTCGCGACGATCCCGTTCACCCGGACCCCGCTCGTGACGACGCCGGACGCGGTCGCCGCCGCGATCGTGACGGGGCTGCGGCGGCGGTCGGAGACGGTGTGGGTGCCGGGGGCGCTGCGGGCGGTGATGTCGGCGCTGCGGCATGTGCCGAGGCCGCTCTTCCGGCGCATGCCGGTCTGA
- a CDS encoding PLP-dependent aminotransferase family protein, whose translation MTDPWATFGADLHIDPTGASGLRAGLMDALREAARTGRLAPGTRLPSSRTLAADLGIARNTVADAYAELVAEGWLTARQGSGTRVAQRAEPRRTAAPAPRSRPPRSSPAHSLMPGTPDLATFPRAEWLKAARRALSSAPNDAFGYGDPRGRVELRTVLAEYLARARGVYADPERIVLCAGFLHGLTLMGKVLRRRRVREVAVESYGLDIHTRLLTEAGLRIPCLPLDHLGTRTAGLHGMRGAGAVLLTPAHQFPTGVPLHPDRRAAAVDWARGTGGVILEDDYDGEFRYDRQPVGALQGLDPEHVVYLGTASKSLAPGLRMGWMVVPEAMVGEVTEAKGVSDWASSALDQLTLAEFMASGAYDRHVRSMRLRYRNRRDQLVAALAERAPSIRISGIAAGLHAVLELPEGGEAETVRAAAWQGLAVQGLAYFRHPDAELRREALVIGYGTPSDSAWAGTLDALCRVLP comes from the coding sequence ATGACGGATCCCTGGGCCACTTTCGGAGCCGACCTGCACATCGACCCGACCGGCGCGAGCGGACTGCGGGCCGGGCTGATGGACGCCCTGCGGGAGGCGGCCCGGACGGGCCGGCTGGCGCCCGGCACCCGGCTGCCGTCGTCCCGCACCCTCGCGGCCGACCTCGGCATCGCCCGCAACACGGTCGCCGACGCCTACGCGGAGCTGGTCGCCGAGGGCTGGCTCACCGCCCGCCAGGGCTCCGGGACCCGGGTGGCGCAGCGCGCCGAACCCCGTCGGACGGCCGCCCCCGCCCCGCGCTCGCGGCCGCCCCGCAGCAGCCCCGCCCACAGCCTGATGCCGGGCACGCCCGACCTCGCGACGTTTCCCCGCGCCGAATGGCTCAAGGCGGCCCGCCGCGCCCTCTCCTCGGCGCCCAACGACGCCTTCGGCTACGGCGATCCACGCGGCCGGGTCGAGCTGCGCACGGTGCTCGCCGAATACCTCGCCCGGGCCCGCGGGGTCTACGCCGACCCCGAACGCATCGTCCTGTGCGCCGGTTTCCTCCACGGCCTGACCCTGATGGGGAAGGTGCTGCGGCGGCGCCGGGTGCGGGAGGTGGCCGTCGAGTCCTACGGGCTGGACATCCACACCCGCCTGCTCACGGAGGCCGGGCTGCGCATCCCCTGTCTGCCGCTCGACCACCTCGGCACCCGGACCGCCGGGCTGCACGGGATGCGGGGCGCGGGCGCGGTGCTGCTGACACCGGCGCACCAGTTCCCCACCGGTGTGCCGCTCCACCCGGACCGGCGGGCGGCCGCGGTCGACTGGGCGCGCGGTACCGGCGGGGTGATCCTGGAGGACGACTACGACGGGGAGTTCCGCTACGACCGCCAGCCGGTCGGCGCGCTCCAGGGCCTGGACCCCGAACACGTCGTCTACCTGGGAACGGCGAGCAAGTCCCTCGCGCCGGGGCTGCGGATGGGCTGGATGGTGGTGCCCGAGGCGATGGTGGGCGAGGTGACCGAGGCCAAGGGGGTGAGCGACTGGGCGTCGAGCGCGCTGGACCAGCTGACGCTCGCCGAGTTCATGGCCTCCGGCGCCTACGACCGGCATGTGCGCTCCATGCGGCTGCGCTACCGCAACCGCCGCGACCAGCTCGTCGCGGCCCTCGCGGAACGGGCCCCCTCCATCCGGATCAGCGGCATCGCCGCCGGACTGCACGCCGTGCTCGAACTCCCCGAGGGCGGCGAGGCGGAGACGGTCCGGGCGGCGGCCTGGCAGGGGCTCGCCGTCCAGGGGCTGGCCTACTTCCGGCACCCGGACGCCGAACTGCGCCGAGAGGCCCTCGTCATCGGCTACGGCACCCCGAGCGACAGCGCCTGGGCGGGCACCCTGGACGCCCTGTGCCGCGTACTGCCGTGA
- a CDS encoding 2'-5' RNA ligase family protein yields MGTVTLGVSIAVPEPYGSLLQERRASFGDPAAHGIPTHVTLLPPTEAVAADLPAIEAHLASIATGGRPFPMRLSGTGTFRPLSPVVFVQVVEGASACSWLQKRVRDASGPLVRELQFPYHPHVTVAHDISEAAMDRAYEELGDYEASWTCESFALYEQGRDSVWRKINEFPFGAGGTAPAVPAQSGSSVDTPSLHP; encoded by the coding sequence GTGGGGACCGTAACGCTCGGCGTTTCGATCGCGGTCCCGGAGCCCTACGGCAGCCTGCTCCAAGAGCGGCGCGCGAGCTTCGGGGACCCTGCCGCACACGGCATTCCCACCCACGTCACCCTTCTGCCGCCCACCGAGGCGGTGGCGGCCGACCTGCCCGCGATCGAGGCGCACCTCGCCTCGATCGCGACCGGAGGCCGCCCCTTCCCGATGCGGCTGTCCGGCACGGGCACCTTCCGCCCGCTCTCGCCGGTCGTCTTCGTCCAGGTCGTCGAGGGCGCCTCGGCCTGCTCCTGGCTCCAGAAGCGGGTCCGGGACGCCTCGGGCCCGCTGGTGCGCGAGCTCCAGTTCCCGTACCACCCGCATGTCACCGTGGCGCACGACATCTCCGAGGCGGCGATGGACCGGGCCTACGAGGAGCTCGGCGACTACGAGGCGTCCTGGACCTGCGAGTCCTTCGCGCTGTACGAGCAGGGCCGGGACAGCGTCTGGCGCAAGATCAACGAGTTCCCGTTCGGCGCCGGCGGCACGGCACCCGCCGTGCCCGCGCAGAGCGGCAGCTCCGTCGACACGCCCTCGCTCCACCCCTGA
- the rocD gene encoding ornithine--oxo-acid transaminase, whose translation MSTTENAIASAEAHSAHNYHPLPVVVATADGAWMTDVEGRRYLDMLAGYSALNFGHGNRRLIDAAKAQLERVTLTSRAFHHDRFADFCTRLAELCGMEMVLPMNTGAEAVETAVKTARKWGYRVKGVPDGMAKIIVAADNFHGRTTTIISFSTDHEARADFGPYTPGFEIVPYGDLTALREAMTENTVAVLLEPIQGEAGVLVPPPGYLSGVRELTRERDVLFIADEIQSGLGRTGKTFACEHEGVVPDMYILGKALGGGVVPVSAVVSSAAVLGVYRAGEHGSTFGGNPLACAVALEVIAMLDTGEYQQRAAELGEHLHQELGLLVGGGAVEAVRGRGLWAGVDIDPGRGTGREISERLMDRRVLVKDTHGSTIRIAPPLVISKEDLDWGLEQLREVLRG comes from the coding sequence GTGTCGACCACGGAAAACGCCATCGCCTCCGCCGAGGCGCACAGCGCGCACAACTACCACCCGCTGCCCGTCGTCGTCGCCACAGCGGACGGTGCCTGGATGACGGATGTCGAGGGCCGGCGCTACCTCGACATGCTCGCCGGCTACTCGGCACTCAACTTCGGCCACGGCAACCGCCGTCTGATCGACGCGGCCAAGGCGCAGCTGGAGCGGGTGACGCTCACCTCACGGGCGTTCCACCACGACCGGTTCGCCGACTTCTGTACGCGGCTCGCCGAGCTGTGCGGCATGGAGATGGTGCTGCCCATGAACACCGGGGCGGAGGCGGTGGAGACCGCGGTGAAGACGGCCCGCAAGTGGGGGTACCGGGTCAAGGGGGTCCCGGACGGGATGGCGAAGATCATCGTCGCCGCCGACAACTTCCACGGCCGGACGACGACGATCATCAGCTTCTCCACGGACCACGAGGCCCGCGCGGACTTCGGTCCGTACACACCGGGGTTCGAGATCGTGCCGTACGGGGACCTGACCGCGCTGCGGGAGGCCATGACCGAGAACACCGTCGCGGTGCTGCTGGAGCCGATCCAGGGCGAGGCGGGGGTGCTGGTGCCGCCGCCCGGCTATCTCTCCGGGGTCCGGGAGCTGACCCGCGAACGGGACGTGCTGTTCATCGCGGACGAGATCCAGTCGGGACTCGGCCGGACCGGGAAGACCTTCGCCTGTGAGCACGAGGGCGTCGTGCCGGACATGTACATCCTCGGCAAGGCACTGGGCGGCGGGGTGGTGCCGGTGTCGGCCGTGGTCTCGTCGGCCGCGGTGCTGGGGGTCTACCGCGCCGGGGAGCACGGCTCGACGTTCGGCGGCAATCCGCTGGCGTGCGCGGTCGCGCTGGAGGTCATCGCGATGCTGGACACCGGTGAGTACCAGCAGCGGGCCGCCGAGCTGGGCGAGCATCTGCATCAGGAGCTCGGGCTGCTGGTGGGCGGCGGCGCGGTGGAGGCCGTACGGGGGCGCGGGCTGTGGGCGGGCGTCGACATCGACCCGGGCCGGGGCACGGGCCGGGAGATCTCGGAGAGGCTGATGGACCGCCGGGTGCTGGTGAAGGACACCCACGGCTCGACGATCCGGATCGCGCCGCCGCTGGTGATCAGCAAGGAGGACCTGGACTGGGGGCTGGAGCAACTGCGCGAGGTCCTGCGGGGCTGA
- a CDS encoding FAD-binding oxidoreductase, translating to MSVDTVSLTGWGRTAPTTALRFRPRSYEEAAATVRGCGPRGSIARGLGRAHGDAAQNAGGSVLDMTALDRVRTVDAAAGVVVCDAGVSLHRLADVLLPLGWFLPVAPGGRYITVGGAIGSDVHGHNHRAAGSFARHVMEFELLTADGEIRTVRPGTPLFDATAGGLGLTGVILSATLRFHPVATSLMAVDTQRATGLDDLMARMTAGGRHRYEYAWVDLTARGRATGRGVLRRGEHAPLDALPAHARRTPLAFRSSAAVPAAPFPVPDLVPGGLLGRMSAAALNEIGYRRAPRSRTGELQRISAFFHPLDGAPHGTRVPGRSGFVHYEFTVGPGREETLRRIVGRIARRRCPSFNAVLKRFGESGPGWLSFPEPGWSLALDLPAGLPGLARFLDSLDEEVAGAGGRVCLTDDSRLRPGALAAMYPRLPEFRALRAELDPKGAFRSDLSRRLSL from the coding sequence ATGTCTGTCGACACCGTGTCCCTGACCGGCTGGGGCCGCACCGCCCCGACGACCGCGCTGCGCTTCCGCCCCAGGAGTTACGAGGAGGCCGCCGCGACGGTGCGCGGCTGCGGGCCGCGCGGCTCGATCGCCCGGGGCCTGGGGCGGGCACACGGCGACGCGGCGCAGAACGCCGGGGGCAGCGTCCTCGACATGACGGCCCTGGACCGGGTCCGCACCGTCGACGCGGCGGCCGGTGTCGTGGTGTGCGACGCGGGCGTGAGCCTGCACCGGCTGGCGGACGTGCTGCTTCCGCTCGGCTGGTTCCTGCCGGTGGCGCCCGGCGGCCGGTACATCACGGTGGGCGGCGCGATCGGCTCCGACGTGCACGGGCACAACCACCGCGCCGCCGGCTCCTTCGCGCGCCACGTCATGGAGTTCGAACTGCTCACCGCCGACGGCGAGATCCGTACGGTGCGCCCCGGCACCCCGCTCTTCGACGCGACGGCCGGCGGCCTGGGGCTGACTGGGGTGATCCTCTCGGCCACGCTCCGGTTCCACCCCGTCGCGACATCCCTGATGGCGGTCGACACCCAACGCGCCACCGGCCTCGACGATCTGATGGCCCGGATGACGGCGGGCGGGCGGCACCGCTACGAGTACGCCTGGGTCGACCTGACCGCCCGGGGCCGGGCGACCGGCCGCGGCGTGCTCCGCCGAGGGGAGCACGCACCCCTGGACGCGCTCCCCGCGCACGCCCGGCGCACTCCGCTGGCGTTCCGCTCCTCCGCCGCCGTGCCCGCCGCGCCCTTCCCCGTACCGGATCTCGTGCCCGGCGGGCTGCTCGGCCGGATGTCCGCGGCGGCGCTCAACGAGATCGGATACCGCAGGGCGCCCCGGTCGCGCACCGGCGAGCTCCAGCGGATCTCCGCCTTCTTCCACCCGCTGGACGGGGCGCCGCACGGCACCCGCGTCCCCGGCCGGAGCGGCTTCGTGCACTACGAGTTCACCGTCGGACCCGGGCGGGAGGAGACCCTGCGCCGGATCGTCGGGCGGATCGCGCGGCGGCGCTGCCCGTCCTTCAATGCCGTGCTCAAACGGTTCGGCGAAAGCGGTCCCGGCTGGCTGTCGTTCCCGGAGCCCGGCTGGAGCCTGGCGCTCGACCTGCCCGCCGGCCTGCCCGGACTGGCCCGCTTCCTCGACAGCCTCGACGAGGAGGTGGCGGGCGCGGGCGGCCGGGTCTGCCTGACGGACGACTCGCGGCTGCGCCCCGGCGCGCTCGCCGCGATGTACCCGCGACTGCCGGAGTTCCGGGCGCTGCGGGCCGAGCTGGACCCGAAGGGCGCGTTCCGCTCGGACCTCTCGCGCCGGCTGTCGCTCTGA
- a CDS encoding YihY/virulence factor BrkB family protein — translation MDWLKKLPVIGPLVSRLMETHAYRSYETLVRVHWARLAAAITFISFLALFPLIAVGAAIGAALLSDKQLDKIEDKIAEQVPGISDQLGIDNLVAHAGTVGLVAGALLLFTGVGWVGSMRDCLRAVWEKDDLDEGNPVLRKLKDAGVLFGLGGAALVTLAISSVGSVAVGWVADLLNIPEDGAGGVLLRIAALLVAVVADFLLLLYLLTLLPGVEPPRRRLMVAALVGAVGFELLKLLLGSYMRGVASKSMYGAFGVPIALLLWINFTAKLLLFCAAWTATPSKEDAPAADADEAAAPAGREVTDGGGDAPGPAAASAG, via the coding sequence ATGGACTGGCTGAAAAAACTCCCCGTGATCGGGCCGCTCGTCTCCCGGCTGATGGAGACGCACGCCTACCGCAGTTACGAGACCCTGGTGCGGGTGCACTGGGCCCGGCTCGCCGCGGCGATCACGTTCATCAGTTTCCTGGCGCTCTTCCCGCTGATCGCGGTCGGCGCGGCGATCGGAGCGGCGCTGCTCTCCGACAAGCAGCTGGACAAGATCGAGGACAAGATCGCCGAGCAGGTCCCCGGCATCTCCGACCAGCTCGGCATCGACAACCTGGTGGCCCACGCCGGGACGGTCGGGCTGGTCGCCGGTGCGCTGCTGCTCTTCACCGGGGTCGGCTGGGTCGGCTCGATGCGGGACTGTCTGCGGGCCGTCTGGGAGAAGGACGACCTGGACGAGGGCAATCCGGTGCTGCGCAAACTCAAGGACGCCGGGGTGCTGTTCGGCCTGGGCGGGGCGGCCCTGGTGACGCTGGCGATCTCTTCGGTCGGCTCGGTGGCCGTCGGCTGGGTCGCGGATCTGCTCAACATCCCGGAGGACGGCGCCGGCGGGGTGCTGCTGCGGATCGCCGCCCTGCTGGTCGCGGTGGTCGCCGACTTCCTGCTGCTGCTCTATCTGCTGACCCTGCTGCCCGGCGTCGAACCGCCGCGCCGCCGGCTGATGGTCGCCGCGCTGGTCGGCGCGGTCGGGTTCGAACTCCTGAAGCTGCTGCTCGGCAGCTATATGCGGGGCGTCGCGTCGAAGAGCATGTACGGCGCCTTCGGTGTGCCGATCGCCCTGCTCCTGTGGATCAACTTCACCGCGAAACTGCTGCTGTTCTGCGCCGCCTGGACGGCGACGCCGAGCAAGGAGGACGCACCGGCGGCGGACGCGGACGAGGCCGCCGCGCCCGCCGGCCGGGAGGTCACGGACGGGGGCGGCGACGCACCAGGTCCGGCAGCGGCCAGCGCCGGTTGA
- a CDS encoding carboxymuconolactone decarboxylase family protein: MTTNENHSHATSEYTAEHTPRLQWAQHAPDVYKAMARFDAAARKGLDPVVDELVKIRASQINHCAFCIDMHTKDALAAGESVERIVQLSAWEEAQHFYTPKEIAAIELTEAITVMTDGFVPDAAYEKAAKHFDETELTHLIAAIVAINSWNRFAVSTRMVAGHYTPGDHR; this comes from the coding sequence ATGACGACGAACGAGAACCACAGCCACGCGACCTCCGAGTACACCGCCGAGCACACCCCGCGCCTGCAGTGGGCCCAGCACGCCCCCGACGTCTACAAGGCGATGGCCCGCTTCGACGCCGCCGCGCGCAAGGGCCTCGACCCGGTCGTCGACGAGCTGGTGAAGATCAGGGCCTCGCAGATCAACCACTGCGCGTTCTGCATCGACATGCACACCAAGGACGCGCTCGCCGCCGGTGAGTCCGTCGAGCGGATCGTGCAGCTCAGCGCGTGGGAGGAGGCGCAGCACTTCTACACGCCGAAGGAGATCGCCGCGATCGAGCTGACCGAGGCGATCACGGTCATGACCGACGGGTTCGTGCCGGACGCGGCGTACGAGAAGGCCGCGAAGCACTTCGACGAGACCGAGCTGACCCACCTCATCGCGGCGATCGTCGCGATCAACTCCTGGAACCGGTTCGCCGTGTCCACCCGCATGGTCGCGGGCCACTACACCCCCGGCGACCACCGCTGA
- a CDS encoding SCO4848 family membrane protein, translating to MKLSRPVSWFLLAFGVWSWFIWITFVKNLWKDGSGLAFDDAGDPTAYFWVHLLLAITSFLLGTAVGIIGFRGVRALRRQDA from the coding sequence ATGAAGCTCAGCCGCCCCGTCTCCTGGTTCCTGCTCGCTTTCGGGGTGTGGAGCTGGTTCATCTGGATCACTTTCGTCAAGAACCTGTGGAAGGACGGCAGTGGTCTCGCCTTCGACGACGCGGGTGACCCGACTGCGTACTTCTGGGTGCATCTGCTGCTCGCCATCACGTCCTTTCTCCTGGGGACGGCCGTGGGCATCATCGGGTTCCGCGGCGTCAGGGCCCTGCGCCGGCAGGACGCTTAG
- the trpS gene encoding tryptophan--tRNA ligase: MASERPRVLSGIQPTAGSFHLGNYLGAVRQWVALQESHDAFYMVVDLHAITVPQDPAELRANTRLAVAQLLAAGLDPERCTLFVQSHVPEHAQLGWVMNCLAGFGEASRMTQFKDKSAKQGADRTTVGLFTYPMLMVADILLYQADQVPVGEDQRQHLELTRNLAERFNGTYGDTFTIPDPYILKETAKIYDLQEPSAKMSKSAATPKGLINLLDEPRTTAKKVKSAVTDTDTVIRFDRAGKPGVSNLLTIYSTLTDTPVPDLEQKYEGKGYGALKTDLAEVMVDFVTPFRTRTQEYLDDTETLDSILAKGAEKARAVAAETLARTYDRMGLLPAKH, encoded by the coding sequence ATGGCCTCTGAACGTCCCCGTGTGCTCTCCGGAATCCAGCCCACCGCAGGCTCGTTCCACCTCGGCAACTATCTCGGCGCGGTCCGCCAGTGGGTGGCTCTGCAGGAGTCCCACGACGCCTTCTACATGGTGGTCGACCTGCACGCGATCACCGTGCCGCAGGATCCGGCGGAACTGCGCGCCAACACCCGGCTCGCCGTCGCCCAGCTGCTCGCGGCGGGGCTGGACCCGGAGCGCTGCACGCTGTTCGTGCAGAGCCATGTCCCCGAGCACGCCCAGCTCGGCTGGGTCATGAACTGCCTGGCCGGATTCGGTGAGGCGTCCCGGATGACGCAGTTCAAGGACAAGTCCGCCAAGCAGGGGGCCGACCGCACCACGGTCGGGCTCTTCACCTACCCGATGCTGATGGTCGCCGACATCCTGCTCTACCAGGCCGACCAGGTCCCGGTGGGCGAGGACCAGCGCCAGCACCTGGAGCTGACCCGCAATCTCGCCGAGCGGTTCAACGGGACCTACGGGGACACCTTCACCATCCCGGACCCGTACATCCTCAAGGAGACGGCGAAGATCTACGACCTCCAGGAACCGTCCGCGAAGATGAGCAAGTCCGCGGCGACCCCGAAGGGTCTGATCAACCTCCTCGACGAGCCGAGGACGACCGCCAAGAAGGTGAAGAGCGCCGTCACGGACACCGACACGGTGATCCGTTTCGACCGGGCCGGGAAGCCGGGCGTCAGCAATCTGCTCACCATCTACTCGACGCTCACCGACACCCCCGTGCCGGACCTGGAGCAGAAGTACGAGGGCAAGGGCTACGGTGCGCTGAAGACCGACCTCGCCGAGGTCATGGTCGATTTCGTCACACCGTTCCGCACCCGCACCCAGGAATATCTGGACGACACGGAGACGCTGGACTCCATCCTGGCCAAGGGGGCGGAGAAGGCGCGGGCCGTCGCCGCCGAGACCCTGGCGCGGACCTACGACCGGATGGGCCTTCTGCCCGCGAAGCACTGA
- a CDS encoding D-alanyl-D-alanine carboxypeptidase family protein yields the protein MPALKKAALAVTSAALLSAFVVTPASATGRDAAAKAPKPPSGMSQVGGEQLGRAGTQVNLGPGAPVLPKDLTGRSWMVSDAETGEVLASHNPHWRLPPASTLKMLFADTLLPDPALQPKTREYTVKDEDLADLGEGSSLVGIKEDLSYTVHDLWLGVFLRSGNDAVHVLASMYGGVPKTVQAMQAHAVELQALDTHVVSPDGYDAPEQVSSAYDLTLFARSGLQKADFREYCSTATAEFPGKKEKGKKREEFGIQNTNRLLTGADGVGAYKGIAGVKNGYTTHAGNTFTGVAERNGKVLLVTVMNPSSDETHAVYKEAASLLDWGFAASGKVTPVGELVPPKSAVTGDGTGKGAESDKQTGSKGGHGPDRATTKAAAADGSGGVGIALGITGGVLVLLAGAVFLVNRRWPLPDLVRRRPRP from the coding sequence GTGCCAGCTCTCAAGAAGGCCGCACTCGCGGTCACCTCTGCCGCTCTGCTGTCCGCTTTTGTCGTGACCCCGGCTTCGGCCACCGGCCGGGACGCGGCCGCCAAGGCGCCCAAGCCCCCCTCCGGCATGTCCCAGGTCGGGGGCGAGCAGCTCGGGCGGGCCGGCACCCAGGTCAATCTCGGCCCCGGCGCGCCGGTCCTGCCGAAGGATCTGACGGGCCGGTCCTGGATGGTCTCGGACGCGGAGACCGGCGAGGTGCTCGCCTCGCACAACCCGCACTGGCGGCTGCCCCCGGCCTCCACGCTGAAGATGCTCTTCGCGGACACCCTGCTGCCGGACCCGGCGCTCCAGCCGAAGACGCGTGAGTACACCGTCAAGGACGAGGACCTGGCCGATCTCGGCGAGGGCAGCAGCCTGGTCGGCATCAAGGAGGACCTCAGCTACACGGTCCACGACCTGTGGCTCGGGGTCTTCCTGCGGTCGGGGAACGACGCGGTGCACGTCCTGGCCTCGATGTACGGCGGTGTCCCCAAGACCGTGCAGGCCATGCAGGCGCACGCGGTGGAGCTCCAGGCCCTGGACACCCATGTGGTCTCGCCGGACGGCTACGACGCACCGGAGCAGGTCTCCAGCGCCTACGACCTCACGCTCTTCGCCCGCAGCGGCCTGCAGAAGGCGGACTTCCGGGAGTACTGCTCGACCGCCACGGCGGAGTTCCCGGGCAAGAAGGAGAAGGGCAAGAAGCGCGAGGAGTTCGGCATCCAGAACACCAACCGGCTGCTCACGGGGGCGGACGGGGTCGGTGCGTACAAGGGCATCGCGGGCGTCAAGAACGGCTACACGACGCACGCCGGCAACACCTTCACCGGTGTCGCCGAGCGCAACGGCAAGGTGCTCCTCGTCACCGTCATGAACCCGTCGTCGGACGAGACGCACGCGGTCTACAAGGAGGCGGCGAGCCTGCTCGACTGGGGCTTCGCCGCGAGCGGCAAGGTCACCCCCGTGGGCGAACTCGTCCCGCCGAAGTCCGCCGTGACCGGGGACGGTACGGGCAAGGGCGCCGAGTCCGACAAGCAGACAGGCAGCAAGGGCGGGCACGGCCCGGACCGCGCCACCACGAAGGCGGCGGCCGCCGACGGATCCGGCGGCGTCGGGATCGCGCTGGGCATCACCGGCGGCGTGCTGGTGCTGCTGGCCGGAGCGGTGTTCCTGGTCAACCGGCGCTGGCCGCTGCCGGACCTGGTGCGTCGCCGCCCCCGTCCGTGA
- a CDS encoding metallophosphoesterase, which translates to MAVVGFALVAVLVLGLLVAVHRYVWRRFVGDTTAAGSPWRRAGTVAAYVLPLLSVGALVSGRAGAPFWLQRVLAWPGFLWLAALLYLTLALLAGEAVRPLLRRLLARRAPAAEPAAVPAAVLTGPPAASGPAVPDAPDGPAGTSPDAPDRTDAAAPDAPSRRLFVARAVGGAAAVAGLGTVGYGTYGVLRGPRVKRVTVPLARLPRSAHGFRIAVVSDIHLGPVLGRAHTQRIVDTVNRTQPDLIAVVGDLVDGSVADLGPAAEPLARLRSRHGAFFVTGNHEYYSGAAQWVDHVRELGLHPLENARVEIDGFDLAGVNDIGGESEGHGPDFGRALGDRDRTRAAVLMAHQPVVIDEAVAHGVDLQLSGHTHGGQLWPGNYIAELSNPTVAGLERYGDTQLYVTRGAGAWGPPVRVGAPSDITVVELASRQA; encoded by the coding sequence GTGGCGGTCGTGGGGTTCGCTCTGGTGGCGGTCCTGGTGCTGGGCCTGCTCGTCGCGGTGCACCGCTATGTGTGGCGCCGCTTCGTCGGTGACACGACGGCGGCGGGCAGCCCCTGGCGCAGGGCCGGCACGGTCGCGGCGTACGTGCTGCCGCTGCTGAGCGTCGGCGCCCTGGTCTCCGGCCGCGCGGGCGCGCCGTTCTGGCTCCAGCGCGTGCTGGCCTGGCCGGGCTTCCTCTGGCTCGCCGCGCTCCTCTATCTGACCCTCGCCCTGCTGGCCGGGGAGGCGGTGCGGCCGCTGCTGCGCCGGCTGCTCGCCCGCCGCGCCCCGGCCGCCGAGCCCGCGGCCGTCCCCGCCGCCGTCCTCACCGGCCCGCCCGCAGCCTCCGGCCCGGCGGTGCCGGACGCGCCGGACGGCCCGGCCGGCACTTCGCCGGACGCGCCCGACCGTACGGACGCCGCCGCACCCGACGCCCCGTCACGCCGGCTGTTCGTGGCGCGGGCCGTCGGGGGCGCCGCCGCCGTCGCCGGTCTGGGCACCGTGGGCTACGGCACGTACGGGGTGCTGCGCGGACCCCGCGTCAAGCGGGTCACCGTGCCGCTCGCCCGGCTGCCCCGCTCCGCGCACGGCTTCCGGATCGCGGTCGTCAGCGATATCCATCTGGGCCCGGTCCTGGGCCGGGCCCACACCCAGCGGATCGTCGACACGGTCAACCGGACCCAGCCCGATCTGATTGCGGTGGTCGGGGATCTGGTCGACGGATCGGTCGCCGATCTCGGTCCGGCGGCCGAACCGCTCGCCCGGCTCCGCTCCCGGCACGGCGCGTTCTTTGTCACCGGCAATCACGAGTACTACTCGGGCGCGGCCCAATGGGTTGATCACGTAAGGGAATTGGGGCTGCATCCGCTGGAGAACGCGCGGGTGGAGATCGACGGCTTCGATTTGGCCGGGGTCAATGACATCGGGGGCGAGAGCGAAGGGCACGGTCCCGATTTCGGCCGGGCCCTCGGCGACCGGGACCGCACCCGCGCCGCCGTCCTCATGGCCCATCAGCCCGTGGTCATCGACGAGGCGGTCGCGCACGGCGTGGACCTGCAGCTCTCCGGTCACACCCACGGCGGCCAGCTGTGGCCGGGCAACTACATCGCGGAGCTCTCCAACCCCACGGTCGCCGGGCTCGAACGCTACGGCGACACCCAGTTGTACGTGACACGCGGTGCGGGTGCGTGGGGTCCGCCGGTACGCGTCGGCGCCCCTTCCGACATCACCGTCGTGGAGCTTGCGTCCCGTCAGGCGTAA